The following are from one region of the Gammaproteobacteria bacterium genome:
- a CDS encoding IS66 family transposase: MDLAAELAQFKPDPALAEWIGKLLERTQKDALKIQALTFDLAYYKRIRFASKSEQFSLEQRELFEESWNTDTSALEAEVEQLASTRQPKRERAGRQPLPDHLPRIEHRHEPESCTCGQCGKDLVKIGEDISEQLDVEPARFFVHRHIRPQYACRACETVSAAPIPPAVIDGGMAAPGLLTWVMVSKFMDHLPLYRLEQIAARSGVTLSRSTLAEWVGRIGVALQPLADRLAERLRQRTVLHADETPVQQLDPGRGKTLRAFLWAYRSCDLEQGDPLVLFDYQTDRRGKHARNFLQDWKGALMVDDYAGYKGLFAHAVVELACLAHARRKFYDLHAAHQSPIAAEALKRIAGLYAIEDQGKTLGIEDRHALRQQHAKPKLDEFHAWLQRTRLTTATGSGTAKAIDYSLKRWDAIKRYLGDGRYPIDNNPVENAIRPIALGKKNWLFTGSERAGRRAAAIQSLFATAKLNGIEPAAWLKDTLEKLPTWPNSRIDELLPLRSVQASG; the protein is encoded by the coding sequence ATGGATTTAGCCGCCGAACTCGCCCAATTCAAGCCCGATCCCGCCTTGGCGGAATGGATAGGCAAGCTGCTCGAAAGAACCCAAAAAGATGCGCTCAAAATCCAAGCCCTGACCTTCGATCTCGCCTACTACAAGCGCATTCGCTTTGCCAGCAAGAGCGAACAGTTCTCCTTGGAGCAGCGCGAGCTGTTCGAGGAAAGCTGGAATACCGACACCAGCGCGCTGGAAGCCGAAGTGGAACAGCTGGCATCTACCCGGCAACCCAAGCGCGAACGCGCCGGTCGCCAGCCGTTGCCGGATCATCTCCCGCGCATCGAGCACCGGCATGAGCCGGAATCGTGCACCTGCGGCCAGTGCGGCAAGGATCTGGTCAAGATCGGCGAAGACATCAGCGAGCAACTGGATGTCGAGCCCGCCCGCTTCTTCGTGCATCGCCACATTCGTCCGCAGTATGCTTGCCGTGCTTGTGAGACCGTCAGTGCGGCGCCGATTCCGCCGGCGGTCATCGACGGCGGCATGGCGGCGCCGGGCTTGCTCACCTGGGTGATGGTCAGCAAATTCATGGATCACCTGCCTCTCTACCGGCTGGAGCAGATCGCGGCCCGCAGTGGGGTTACCCTGTCACGCTCCACCTTGGCCGAATGGGTAGGTCGCATTGGCGTGGCACTCCAGCCGCTGGCCGACCGGCTGGCCGAGAGACTCCGCCAGCGCACCGTCTTGCACGCCGACGAGACCCCGGTGCAGCAACTCGACCCCGGACGGGGAAAAACGCTACGCGCCTTCCTCTGGGCCTACCGAAGTTGCGATCTCGAACAGGGAGACCCCCTCGTCCTCTTCGACTACCAGACCGACCGGCGCGGCAAACATGCCAGGAACTTCCTGCAAGACTGGAAGGGTGCCCTTATGGTCGATGATTATGCCGGCTACAAAGGCCTGTTCGCCCACGCCGTGGTGGAACTGGCGTGCCTGGCCCATGCGCGGCGGAAATTCTACGATCTGCATGCCGCCCATCAGAGCCCGATTGCGGCCGAGGCATTGAAGCGCATTGCCGGACTCTACGCCATCGAAGATCAGGGCAAGACCCTGGGCATCGAGGATCGTCATGCATTACGCCAGCAACACGCCAAGCCGAAGCTGGACGAATTCCATGCCTGGCTCCAGCGCACACGGCTCACCACCGCCACGGGTAGCGGCACCGCCAAGGCCATCGACTACAGCCTCAAACGCTGGGATGCAATCAAGCGCTACCTCGGGGATGGCCGTTACCCCATCGATAACAACCCGGTGGAAAATGCTATCCGTCCTATTGCGCTTGGTAAAAAGAATTGGCTGTTCACCGGCAGTGAACGCGCGGGCCGCCGCGCCGCCGCCATCCAGAGCCTGTTCGCAACGGCGAAACTTAACGGCATCGAGCCGGCTGCCTGGCTGAAGGATACGCTGGAGAAACTGCCGACCTGGCCTAACAGCCGCATTGATGAGCTGTTGCCGTTGCGGTCTGTGCAGGCATCAGGCTGA